The Penicillium digitatum chromosome 6, complete sequence genome has a window encoding:
- a CDS encoding ThiJ/PfpI family protein, translated as MAPKVLVVLTSHDKLGETGHPTGWYLPEFAHPHEVLHDKVSLTVASPNGGEAPLDPSSVKASESDEVSQKFLKEQTALWKNTHKLADVLPRAGEFDALFYVGGHGPMFDLTTDPNSLALIQAFAVAKKPVAAVCHGPCVLINATAPSGVPLISGVSVTGFSNAEEDAVKLSAAMPFMLETELGRVSGGNYIKAAEPWGENVVVGKAAETGSAIITGQNPGSATGVGKAILKELGL; from the exons atggCACCCAAAGTTCTCGTCGTCCTCACCTCCCACGACAAGCTCGGCGAGACCGGTCACCCCACCGGCTGGTATCTG CCCGAGTTCGCCCACCCCCACGAAGTCCTCCACGACAAGGTCTCCCTGACCGTCGCCTCACCAAATGGCGGCGAAGCACCCCTTGACCCATCTTCCGTAAAGGCGTCCGAGTCAGACGAGGTCTCACAGAAGTTCTTGAAAGAGCAGACAGCTCTCTGGAAGAACACCCACAAGCTGGCAGATGTGCTTCCGCGCGCCGGCGAGTTCGATGCTCTTTTCTACGTTGGCGGTCACGGAC CAATGTTCGACCTTACCACCGACCCCAACTCCCTGGCTCTGATCCAGGCCTTTGCCGTAGCCAAAAAGCCCGTCGCGGCCGTCTGCCACGGTCCCTGCGTTCTGATCAATGCAACAGCGCCCTCCGGCGTACCGCTCATCTCCGGTGTTAGCGTGACCGGGTTCTCGAatgccgaggaagatgccGTCAAATTGTCTGCTGCGATGCCGTTTATGCTCGAGACGGAGCTGGGCCGTGTTTCTGGTGGGAACTATATTAAGGCCGCGGAGCCTTGGGGAGAGAATGTGGTTGTTGGGAAGGCGGCTGAGACCGGGTCGGCGATTATTACAGGGCAGAATCCTGGTTCTGCGACGGGTGTTGGAAAGGCGATTTTGAAGGAGCTGGGTCTGTAG
- a CDS encoding Morphogenesis protein (Msb1), putative, translating to MSFFSRVFRGKDSTVTKKQVKPTAVNTAPAKPKWTDAWQRTEVAPEEVQDLVRGCAHELKARALDTPFLLLPFRPSSDPSAARTFIRNYFNQSFEKGSPVNGDVLSQELRLTEPMVLCGVMKWCWSRLPGGVVTWEAYETFKMGEHDSDMARDAFSTFIPIGGDSDARTRIILDFFDLLAAIAAHGKSNGLGGRKLSRYAGWWAFEHVDTGKGFEAAYKNWAVAADATSHLFFAYLRSLSPDVPRGVSGISSLPISLQSLVEATEYPPEIPTLLQVTTTKVVMIVENVSPTPFSLLRRAKNFEYRDDDWHLQEFANYEDPVSALTDECLRVLTCISSANQSSVSSTKQSTSLRDASWSRFEDIGFGGLNDSDPEDEGKEIGPPATGKTTNSGSAGGLQSVSESGTGDLGRPTTPSWADFMSSGFADENSLKNHVGPLLLPPDKILPPIARGMSSQSHKRSLDIEPALEPAELASISTLDMDDSFWWVWISSLSVDEPSARKAVFGRCALLETRIRDTKWLILEEQIKGAAPEPEAGAQIVEKKRFFSFGSRKGKLSRRKSSAKKMPDIEDSYNRPNNQGTHSKTSIGPDQHKRIQEAAAALQRKHREQEAEAKESRVPSNNSRYSKTNSVMTLQPAIVNEASQAMKWTKNYDKGAFRAAYLSDNRAGTGYVDEPQDTPEPISKDSEEKPLVPLPTNTAKTGPPPLPKESAAAVSTSLPPSPKEVSMKSVHVTAPEEEKPIKQPLIIEEATERRESVDEMGKKLKKKTGNSAFKSMFATKKKPEQQQPPVKTADAKEVSNVAATRAALEARAKAAQESGPVKKKPLPGTATVAVTPMTAKAEKPSAPERIQPTINEPVAIPPTPSQPSVALKENGAPPKTRRAAEYDDLSRICTKERDAADQEFSKFDQGPLTDQPAFAPEDSPEYSPVSVTFAGQKAEALQTTSTGNGVRPEVATSPESATEATQDRWKAIREAAAQRTAAAQEEQAQENDTEANTWTSQSERTDEGDTSGEETIEARVARIKARVAELTGNVEDGPRR from the exons ATGTCCTTCTTTTCTAGAGTGTTTCGGGGTAAGGACTCTACTGTGACAAAAAAACAGGTTAAGCCTACTGCAGTCAATACGGCCCCCGCGAAGCCCAAATGGACCGATGCGTGGCAGCGGACAGAGGTTGCGCCGGAGGAAGTCCAAGACCTTGTACGAGGGTGTGCGCATGAGCTCAAGGCTCGAG CTCTCGATACACCATTCCTCCTCCTACCGTTCCGTCCTAGCTCCGATCCTAGTGCAGCTCGCACGTTCATTCGCAATTACTTTAATCAGTCTTTCGAAAAGGGCTCGCCCGTTAATGGCGATGTCTTGTCACAGGAGCTCCGGCTCACTGAGCCGATG GTTCTTTGCGGTGTGATGAAATGGTGTTGGAGTAGACTTCCCGGCGGTGTTGTCACTTGGGAGGCGTACGAGACTTTCAAGATGGGCGAACATG ATTCGGATATGGCCCGCGACGCTTTCTCAACGTTCATTCCAATCGGTGGTGATTCCGATGCACGCACCAGAATAATTCTGGACTTCTTCGACCTTTTGGCTGCCATTGCGGCCCATGGAAAATCTAACGGCTTGGGAGGCCGCAAGCTTTCCCGATACGCGGGATGGTGGGCCTTTGAGCATGTCGACACAGGCAAAGGCTTTGAGGCTGCATATAAAAATTGGGCTGT AGCTGCCGATGCTACAAGTCACCTGTTCTTCGCCTACCTTCGTTCGTTGTCTCCCGATGTCCCTCGCGGCGTGAGCGGCATTTCATCGCTGCCCATTTCTCTCCAATCACTAGTTGAAGCGACCGAATATCCCCCTGAAATTCCGACTTTATTGCAAGTTACAACCACAAAGGTGGTTATGATTGTAGAGAATGTTTCTCCGACGCCATTTTCTCTGTTGCGACGCGCCAAGAACTTTGAATACCGCGACGACGACTGGCACCTGCAGGAGTTCGCCAACTACGAAGACCCCGTCAGCGCACTGACCGATGAGTGTCTCCGTGTTCTCACATGTATCTCATCTGCGAACCAGTCCAGTGTCTCGAGTACCAAGCAGTCGACCAGTTTACGGGATGCATCCTGGTCTCGCTTCGAGGACATTGGGTTTGGTGGTTTGAATGACTCTGACCCGGAGGATGAAGGCAAGGAAATTGGTCCGCCAGCGACTGGAAAGACTACAAACAGTGGATCTGCGGGGGGCTTGCAATCCGTTTCTGAATCTGGAACAGGTGACCTTGGCCGTCCCACCACCCCCTCGTGGGCAGACTTCATGTCATCCGGATTCGCGGATGAAAACAGTTTGAAGAACCACGTGGGTCCTCTGCTCTTGCCCCCTGACAAGATTCTACCTCCCATTGCACGTGGCATGAGCTCTCAGTCGCACAAGCGCTCCTTGGACATCGAGCCGGCTCTTGAGCCGGCCGAGTTGGCGAGTATCAGCACCCTAGACATGGATGACTCGTTTTGGTGGGTTTGGATCAGCAGTTTGTCAGTTGATGAACCGTCCGCCCGCAAAGCTGTGTTTGGTCGATGCGCACTGCTGGAGACCAGAATTCGGGATACTAAATGGTTAATCCTTGAAGAGCAGATCAAGGGTGCTGCCCCGGAGCCTGAGGCCGGTGCTCAGATTGTTGAGAAGAAGCGCTTCTTCAGCTTCGGCAGCCGTAAAGGAAAGCTCAGTCGTCGCAAGTCGTCGGCCAAGAAAATGCCTGACATTGAAGACTCCTACAATCGGCCCAACAACCAGGGAACGCATAGCAAGACCAGCATCGGACCGGATCAGCACAAGCGGATCCAGGAAGCCGCAGCCGCTCTACAAAGGAAGCACCGCGAGCAAGAAGCGGAGGCAAAAGAGAGCCGCGTTCCCTCCAATAATAGTCGTTACTCCAAGACAAATTCCGTCATGACCCTGCAGCCTGCCATTGTGAACGAGGCCTCCCAGGCCATGAAGTGGACTAAGAACTACGACAAGGGTGCCTTCAGGGCGGCATATCTCAGTGATAACCGCGCTGGCACTGGTTATGTTGATGAGCCCCAGGACACACCCGAGCCAATTTCGAAGGACTCCGAAGAGAAGCCGTTGGTGCCTCTTCCAACCAACACTGCAAAGACTGGTCCCCCACCACTCCCCAAAGAATCTGCTGCCGCTGTATCCACCTCTCTTCCCCCTTCTCCGAAGGAAGTGTCAATGAAATCTGTACATGTCACCGCTCCCGAAGAGGAGAAGCCCATCAAACAGCCTCTCATAATTGAAGAAGCCACCGAGCGTCGGGAATCGGTGGACGAGATGGGCAAGAAGCTCAAGAAGAAGACTGGCAATTCTGCCTTTAAGAGCATGTTTGCTACCAAAAAGaagcccgaacagcaacAGCCTCCCGTGAAGACCGCTGATGCCAAGGAAGTCTCCAATGTGGCAGCTACTCGTGCGGCCCTCGAGGCCAGGGCGAAAGCCGCTCAGGAATCCGGTCCTGTGAAGAAGAAGCCTCTCCCAGGCACCGCCACTGTTGCAGTTACGCCCATGACTGCTAAGGCGGAAAAGCCCTCGGCACCCGAGCGTATTCAACCAACCATCAATGAGCCTGTGGCGATACCCCCGACTCCGTCCCAGCCCTCCGTCGCTCTGAAAGAGAACGGTGCGCCGCCCAAGACCAGACGCGCCGCTGAGTATGATGATCTCTCGCGCATTTGTACCAAAGAACGCGACGCGGCCGATCAGGAGTTCTCCAAGTTTGATCAGGGACCCCTAACTGACCAGCCTGCTTTCGCCCCTGAGGATTCTCCCGAATATTCTCCCGTAAGTGTCACCTTCGCAGGACAGAAGGCCGAGGCTCTCCAGACCACGAGTACCGGTAATGGTGTTCGCCCTGAAGTCGCCACATCGCCTGAGTCAGCAACGGAAGCTACACAGGATCGCTGGAAGGCGATCCGAGAGGCTGCTGCGCAGCGGACTGCTGCTGCTCAAGAGGAGCAGGCACAAGAAAACGACACCGAGGCCAACACCTGGACTAGCCAGTCAGAGCGCACTGACGAGGGAGATACTAGCGGAGAAGAGA CCATCGAAGCCCGTGTCGCCCGCATCAAGGCCCGAGTGGCCGAGTTGACTGGCaatgtggaggatggacCAAGGCGCTAG
- a CDS encoding Transcription factor, with translation MGRRKIEIKAIKDDRNRSVTFLKRKGGLFKKAHELAVLCSVDVAVIIFGHNKKLYEYSSCDMHDALGRYQYFGPPHEHKGPEDFAGKREDDEEEDEASPVPEDIKPIQQNHPAIPPHLQNQPVFQHMNHAPSASPPMHHAMTRHGTPQPQGTSRPSSRNHIRRVSSNLGPQQHGTPPPPPPPGPQNGGFTYMPNPSMYNPNVHAMNQQPRPGQFAHYGHPPGQHQGTPPMHPHGLPPQQMPPQQMQQQQMQQQQMQQQQMQQQQMQQQQMPPQQMPPQHQGQQHFQQHGHPVGMPPGPHQHVQQAYMQEHGRNSMPPGFAPDGHQERPGSEHPQDDSSGVMKAEHSQSPPQMKSLSKSRSIFTPIDDRGSVLARHFGAGAVSYEPHNNHSLKVEALPQSSLGIKPMPVRAATEAPRAGPIAPAPKIKPPPRTNSGPLPSKRPQLKVQIPSETSDGGSATADSSRDSAGNKISTPAKGSAENGPPGVVLPPPSPSAGAILSAGAQGPPNPFARPPPPVATTRNDSYGSNSGNPNNGNNSNNIETPISALPSRFVSDALLPSPSSFFPEWGFSRSGPDSNMLPSPLTFPTPAVQSGPSFSREDEQDKKRKSPESGSVGEGAHKKPKT, from the exons ATGGGTCGGAGAAAGATTGAGATCAAGGCCATCAAAGATGACCGCAACCGCTCAGT CACGTTCCTGAAACGAAAGGGAGGTCTGTTCAAGAAGGCGCACGAGCTTGCTGTCCTTTGCTCCGTTGACGTAGCTGTCATTATTTTTGGCCACAACAAGAAACTATACGAGTACTCATCATGCGACATGCACGATGCTCTTGGGCGCTATCAATAT TTCGGCCCTCCTCACGAGCATAAAGGACCGGAAGATTTCGCGGGTAAGCGagaggacgatgaggaggaagatgaggccTCGCCGGTTCCCGAGGACATCAAACCTATTCAGCAGAATCACCCCGCCATTCCCCCTCACCTCCAAAACCAGCCCGTCTTCCAGCATATGAACCATGCACCCTCCGCGTCACCTCCGATGCATCATGCCATGACGCGTCATGGAACCCCGCAACCGCAAGGCACTTCGCGACCTTCTTCAAGAAATCATATCCGCCGAGTCAGTTCAAACCTAGGCCCCCAGCAACATGGTACACCTCCACCGCCGCCACCCCCTGGCCCACAAAATGGCGGGTTTACATATATGCCCAATCCGTCCATGTACAACCCGAATGTTCATGCAATGAACCAGCAACCTCGACCAGGACAGTTTGCGCACTACGGACACCCACCGGGACAACACCAAGGGACGCCTCCTATGCACCCGCACGGTTTGCCACCACAGCAGATGCCACCACAGCAAATGCAACAGCAGCAAATGCAACAGCAGCAAATGCAACAACAGCAAATGCAACAACAGCAAATGCAACAACAGCAAATGCCACCACAACAAATGCCACCACAGCACCAGGGCCAACAGCATTTCCAACAACACGGCCATCCTGTAGGAATGCCTCCGGGACCCCACCAACACGTGCAGCAGGCATACATGCAGGAACATGGAAGAAACTCGATGCCTCCAGGGTTCGCGCCTGATGGTCACCAAGAACGGCCTGGCTCGGAGCATCCCCAAGATGATTCTTCAGGGGTGATGAAAGCAGAGCACAGCCAGTCGCCACCCCAGATGAAGTCGTTATCGAAATCACGGAGCATTTTCACGCCTATTGATGATCGAGGATCTGTGCTCGCCCGCCACTTTGGAGCTGGAGCGGTATCATATGAGCCTCACAATAACCACTCTCTTAAGGTTGAAGCACTGCCACAATCCTCACTTGGTATTAAACCAATGCCTGTCAGAGCTGCGACAGAGGCTCCTCGTGCCGGGCCAATTGCTCCAGCGCCAAAAATCAAACCACCACCCCGAACTAACAGCGGACCGTTGCCATCAAAACGACCGCAGTTGAAGGTGCAGATTCCTAGCGAAACCTCTGATGGTGGCAGTGCCACGGCCGACTCATCACGCGACTCCGCTGGGAATAAAATCTCCACGCCTGCGAAAGGAAGTGCTGAAAATGGCCCTCCGGGCGTGGTCTTACCCCCTCCGTCGCCATCAGCCGGTGCAATACTTAGTGCGGGAGCGCAGGGGCCTCCAAATCCGTTCGCGCGACCGCCTCCTCCCGTTGCCACAACAAGAAACGACTCTTACGGCAGCAATAGCGGAAATCCGAACAATGGGAACAACTCGAATAACATCGAAACCCCTATCTCCGCCCTGCCGAGTCGTTTTGTATCCGATGCTCTCCTCCCGTCACCTTCCAGCTTTTTCCCTGAATGGGGTTTTAGCCGGTCCGGCCCAGACTCCAACATGCTGCCCAGTCCCCTCACCTTCCCCACTCCGGCAGTGCAAAGCGGTCCCAGCTTTTCTCGAGAAGACgaacaagacaaaaagagaaaaagccCCGAAAGTGGATCCGTAGGGGAAGGTGCACATAAAAAGCCGAAAACCTGA
- a CDS encoding Aminotransferase, putative, with protein sequence MAQSVLSRRAQEVVDAGSDNPMWDVMKDLWDPSTNPNGYINVGVAENTLMHAELLKYINKKLELPAKYLTYNDGGCGSFRLKAAIAAFLNHNLKPVTPLESSHIMATNGVSSAVEHVVWTFADPGEGILLGRPYYGMFIPDISLRSRSPVVPVSFGEHDPLGIDGVDKYEEALLEFHRTTGKKVKALMLAHPHNPLGRCYPREVLIKLMRLCQKYQIHFISDEIYALSVFDNTVDESPSAVKFESALSIDLTGIIDPRLVHVLWGMSKDFGANGIRLGVIISQANRDVHAALAGPALYSYASGITDHLTSLLLEDFDFTTRYIEQNQKLLSESYAYTANYLKAHGIEYATGCNAAFFVWMNLGKKYRELHPEDGSQDVGERVMQRLLQKKVFLASGFLFGSEKDGWFRIVFTQGHECLNVALERINAAL encoded by the coding sequence ATGGCTCAATCAGTGCTCTCCCGCCGGGCCCAAGAGGTTGTCGATGCAGGATCCGACAACCCCATGTGGGACGTGATGAAAGACCTGTGGGATCCATCCACAAACCCCAATGGTTATATCAACGTGGGCGTCGCAGAGAACACCCTGATGCACGCCGAGCTCTTAAAATACATCAACAAGAAACTCGAGCTACCAGCAAAGTATCTCACATACAACGACGGTGGATGCGGCTCTTTCAGGTTGAAGGCTGCCATCGCTGCCTTCTTGAACCACAACCTGAAGCCAGTCACGCCCCTTGAGTCGAGCCATATCATGGCGACTAACGGTGTTTCGTCTGCGGTCGAGCATGTCGTATGGACCTTCGCTGATCCCGGCGAGGGAATTTTGTTAGGGAGACCTTACTACGGCATGTTTATCCCTGATATCTCGCTGCGTTCGCGGAGCCCCGTGGTTCCTGTCAGTTTCGGAGAACACGATCCTCTCGGCATCGACGGTGTGGATAAGTACGAAGAAGCTTTGCTGGAGTTCCACCGAACCACCGGAAAGAAAGTCAAGGCTTTGATGCTTGCTCATCCTCATAATCCGCTCGGACGATGCTATCCCAGAGAAGTGCTCATCAAGTTGATGCGGCTCTGTCAGAAATACCAGATCCATTTCATCAGTGATGAAATTTATGCCCTGTCAGTCTTTGACAATACCGTCGATGAATCTCCATCAGCGGTCAAGTTCGAATCCGCcctctccatcgatctgACTGGAATTATCGACCCTCGTTTGGTCCATGTCCTTTGGGGTATGAGTAAAGACTTTGGCGCTAACGGTATCCGACTCGGTGTCATCATCTCTCAAGCCAACCGTGATGTGCATGCGGCGTTGGCGGGCCCAGCGCTTTATTCGTATGCTTCTGGGATCACAGATCACTTGACTTCTCTCCTGCTCGAAGATTTCGACTTCACCACCCGGTACATTGAACAAAATCAGAAGCTGCTGTCCGAATCCTATGCATACACGGCGAACTACCTGAAAGCTCACGGAATTGAGTATGCAACAGGATGCAATGCTGCATTCTTTGTCTGGATGAACCTGGGAAAGAAGTACCGCGAGCTTCACCCGGAGGATGGGAGCCAGGATGTCGGGGAACGAGTCATGCAACGCCTTTTGCAGAAAAAAGTCTTTTTGGCCAGCGGCTTTCTGTTCGGGTCTGAGAAGGATGGCTGGTTCCGAATTGTGTTTACTCAGGGCCATGAATGTCTGAACGTAGCTTTAGAAAGGATCAACGCGGCACTTTAG
- a CDS encoding putative ankyrin repeat protein: MYNPALHEASYHNFEETIIDLLSKSADIYYNHRRYGTALHTASVQGWEIIVTILLANEADPNIGGGRDGSEIQAASFNGHQRVVKSLLKNGVGVNF, encoded by the coding sequence ATGTACAACCCAGCGCTCCATGAAGCATCCTACCACAACTTTGAAGAAACTATTATCGATCTCCTAAGCAAAAGTGCCGATATCTACTACAATCACCGAAGGTACGGCACGGCACTACATACAGCATCTGTCCAAGGCTGGGAGATTATCGTCACAATTCTCCTAGCGAATGAAGCCGACCCTAACATCGGAGGCGGAAGAGATGGCTCAGAAATCCAGGCAGCGTCATTCAATGGTCACCAACGCGTTGTCAAATCACTACTCAAGAACGGAGTTGGTGTCAATTTCTAG
- a CDS encoding 3'-phosphoadenosine-5'-phosphosulfate reductase Met16, putative, whose translation MPAKNYSEREGIDNHDSMTESGYVSAGSGSSEDYVPEIVFTKPHLQFLNRQLQFLEPQEILRWCITSLPHLFQTTAFGLTGLVTLDMLSKLEVPRPQMVDLIFLDTLYHFDETMSLVDRVRRKYPNNNVHIYKPAGVETTAEFEAKYGTKLWEADDQLYDWVAKVEPAQRAYREMNVHAVLTGRRRSQGGKRGDLDIIEVDEAGLIKINPMANWSFDQVKRYVKENEVPYNELLDRGYKSIGDWHSTQPVAEGEDERSGRWKGQQKTECGIHNPRSKYAQYLMEMEAKRQQEALSQALQTQLTPVV comes from the exons ATGCCGGCCAAGAACTATTCAGAAAGGGAGGGTATTGACAACCATGACTCCATGACTGAGTCGGGCTATGTCAGTGCTGGCTCTGGATCTAGCGAGGACTACGTCCCCGAGATTGTTTTTACCAAGCCCCATCTTCAGTTCCTCAACCGCCAGTTGCAATTCCTTGAGCCTCAAG AGATCTTGAGATGGTGCATTACTTCGCTTCCTCATCTTTTCCAAACCACTGCCTTTGGTCTCACAGGTCTAGTTACCTTGGACATGCTATCCAAGCTAGAGGTGCCTCGTCCCCAGATGGTTGATCTCATCTTCCTTGATACTCTCTATCACTTCGATGAGACAATGTCCCTGGTCGACCGTGTGCGTCGTAAGTACCCTAACAACAATGTGCACATCTATAAGCCCGCTGGCGTCGAAACCACTGCCGAATTCGAAGCCAAGTACGGCACCAAGCTTTGGGAGGCCGACGACCAACTCTATGACTGGGTGGCCAAGGTTGAGCCCGCTCAGCGTGCCTACCGTGAGATGAATGTCCATGCCGTTCTCACTGGCCGCCGCCGCAGCCAAGGTGGCAAACGTGGTGACCTCGACATCATCGAAGTCGACGAGGCTGGCCTCATTAAGATTAACCCCATGGCCAACTGGTCCTTTGACCAGGTGAAGCGCTACGTCAAGGAGAACGAAGTGCCTTACAATGAGCTCCTTGATCGTGGTTACAAGAGTATTGGTGATTGGCACTCCACCCAGCCCGTTGCCGAGGGAGAGGACGAGCGCTCAGGTCGCTGGAAGGGACAGCAAAAGACTGAATGTGGTATCCACAACCCTCGGTCCAAATATGCTCAATActtgatggagatggaggccAAGCGTCAACAGGAGGCTCTCTCACAGGCTTTGCAAACCCAGTTGACGCCTGTGGTCTGA
- a CDS encoding Phosphoserine phosphatase: MADSTRTTRPSLGQMRSSSFLQDHQQYKPMAPINPISHTIGEVLAHQVNDHLVLSSNPIKPDPERVTDSGIIHSIFNHHVNPLPTGTAQIVATIYYKSNNPVHPHYHPDSGPQNSPGDKLPTPKVPKGSAPTEDMDKFPREPPAPEPEPLDHLYGPYVSQLCLTNFLQILETLPTPYQRMNTSHRCLDRDEHPRVVEVTFSPPPSPEYLSFPDLRKHESIWRFEREWNVEVVLQKESVFRRHKRLAVFDMDSTLIDNECIDEIAKFIGVEKEVSAITERAMNGELDFTASLKERVGLLNGVSSDVFEKLKSVLKIAKGARELCRALKTLGYKIAVVSGGFQPLAEWLAEQLGIEIAIANHLEIDEATQTLTGKLVPSYPIVDAAHKRTLLKSIAAEHNIPLSQTLAVGDGANDLLMLHAAGLGVAWRAKSKVQLEAPVRINGESLVDILYLLGMDNEDIAELTSDVQHVLE, encoded by the exons ATGGCAGATTCTACCCGTACCACAAGGCCATCCCTCGGCCAAATGCGCAGCAGTTCATTCCTGCAGGACCACCAGCAGTACAAGCCGATGGCTCCAATCAACCCCATCAGTCACACCATCGGCGAGGTTCTGGCTCACCAGGTGAATGATCACCTGGTACTTAGCTCAAATCCAATCAAGCCAGACCCGGAGAGGGTTACCGATAGCGGCATCATTCACAGCATCTTCAACCACCACGTAAATCCTCTTCCGACCGGCACGGCGCAAATCGTCGCGACAATCTACTACAAATCTAACAACCCCGTTCACCCCCACTACCACCCCGACTCAGGGCCTCAGAATTCTCCAGGCGACAAGCTCCCAACTCCCAAGGTGCCCAAAGGCTCTGCCCCGACAGAAGACATGGATAAGTTCCCGCGGGAGCCGCCTGCCCCAGAGCCGGAGCCACTGGATCACCTATACGGGCCATACGTCTCCCAGCTATGCTTGACCAACTTCCTCCAGATCTTGGAAACCCTTCCCACGCCCTATCAGCGCATGAACACCTCGCACCGCTGTCTTGACCGCGACGAACACCCCCGCGTCGTGGAGGTCACATTCTCCCCCCCGCCAAGCCCGGAATATCTCTCGTTCCCGGATCTGCGCAAGCATGAGAGCATCTGGCGCTTTGAGCGAGAGTGGAACGTTGAGGTTGTCCTGCAAAAGGAGAGCGTCTTCCGTCGGCACAAGCGCCTGGCTGTGTTTGATATGGATAGCACCTTAATTGATAATGAGTGCATTGACGAAATCGCCAAGTTTATCGGTGTTGAGAAGGAGGTTTCG GCAATCACTGAACGCGCCATGAACGGTGAACTCGACTTTACCGCGTCGCTGAAGGAACGAGTCGGTCTTCTCAACGGCGTCTCCTCGGATGTCTTCGAGAAGCTCAAGTCCGTCCTGAAAATCGCCAAGGGCGCCCGTGAGCTTTGCCGCGCATTGAAGACTCTGGGCTACAAGATCGCGGTTGTGAGCGGCGGGTTCCAGCCCCTCGCCGAGTGGCTCGCCGAGCAACTCGGTATCGAAATTGCCATTGCCAACCAC CTCGAAATCGACGAAGCCACCCAGACCTTGACCGGAAAATTGGTGCCATCCTACCCTATTGTCGACGCCGCGCATAAGCGCACTCTTCTCAAGTCTATCGCTGCAGAACACAACATCCCCCTCTCACAAACACTGGCCGTCGGCGATGGCGCCAATGATCTCCTGATGCTCCATGCTGCAGGCCTCGGCGTCGCCTGGCGCGCTAAGTCCAAGGTCCAGCTGGAAGCTCCCGTCCGCATCAACGGTGAGAGCCTTGTCGATATCCTCTACCTTCTTGGTATGGACAACGAGGATATCGCGGAGCTGACCTCCGATGTGCAACATGTCCTTGAGTAG
- a CDS encoding Lipoyl synthase, mitochondrial: MAAPPRTLRRLLSFRATICPASAVAAPIARRSYATTDSASATNTPGTTRRKATKFQDKLNAGPSFSDFVSGGQDEPLDPSEAYALKTALVGPAGRKREMTRLPEWLRTPIPDSKNFQRLKKDLRGLNLHTVCEEARCPNISDCWGGSDKSSATATIMLMGDTCTRGCRFCSVKTSRTPPPLDPHEPENTAEAISRWSLGYVVLTSVDRDDLVDGGARHFAETVIKIKQKKPSMLVECLTGDFRGDTEMAAMVARSGLDVYAHNVETVEELTPFVRDRRATFQQSIRVLDAAKKAVPDLVTKTSLMLGLGETEDQLWDALRQLRAVNVDVVTFGQYMRPTKRHMAVHEYVTPDRFELWRQRALEMGFLYCASGPLVRSSYKAGEAFIENVLKKRRAGSATATAERTVDQSAATTDEATR; this comes from the coding sequence ATGGCCGCTCCACCAAGAACTCTACGACGCCTGTTGTCTTTCAGAGCTACCATATGCCCTGCCTCGGCAGTAGCTGCTCCCATCGCCCGCCGAAGCTATGCTACAACAGACTCTGCATCCGCCACCAACACACCGGGAACTACACGACGGAAAGCAACAAAGTTCCAGGATAAGCTGAACGCGGGACCCTCATTCTCGGACTTTGTCTCAGGAGGTCAAGATGAACCTCTCGACCCATCGGAAGCCTATGCCCTCAAGACCGCGCTTGTCGGCCCCGCCGGCCGCAAGAGGGAAATGACTCGTTTGCCCGAATGGCTGAGAACCCCCATCCCAGACTCCAAGAACTTCCAGCGTCTAAAGAAAGACTTGAGAGGACTAAACCTGCACACCGTCTGTGAGGAGGCTCGATGCCCCAATATCTCCGACTGTTGGGGCGGCAGCGACAAGTCCTCCGCCACAGCGACAATCATGCTGATGGGCGACACATGCACGCGTGGATGCCGCTTTTGCAGCGTCAAGACATCCCGCACTCCTCCCCCGCTTGACCCGCATGAACCCGAGAACACCGCCGAGGCCATCTCCCGCTGGAGCTTGGGGTACGTGGTGCTGACGAGCGTCGACCGTGATGATCTGGTGGATGGCGGCGCACGTCATTTCGCCGAGACGgtcatcaaaatcaagcaGAAAAAGCCAAGTATGCTGGTTGAGTGTTTGACCGGTGACTTCCGCGGTGACACCGAGATGGCGGCAATGGTTGCGCGGTCTGGGCTGGACGTCTATGCGCACAACGTTGAGACCGTCGAGGAACTTACGCCCTTTGTTCGTGACCGCCGCGCTACGTTCCAGCAGTCTATTCGTGTGCTTGATGCTGCGAAGAAAGCTGTTCCGGATCTCGTCACGAAGACTTCGCTTATGCTTGGCCTCGGTGAGACGGAGGATCAGCTCTGGGATGCCCTGCGCCAGCTCCGTGCTGTCAACGTCGATGTTGTGACCTTTGGTCAATACATGCGTCCTACGAAGCGTCACATGGCTGTTCATGAGTACGTGACGCCTGACCGCTTCGAGCTGTGGCGTCAGCGTGCCCTTGAGATGGGATTCTTGTACTGTGCCTCCGGCCCCTTGGTACGAAGCAGTTACAAGGCTGGTGAGGCGTTCATTGAGAATGTTCTCAAAAAGCGCCGTGCTGGCTCTGCCACCGCCACCGCTGAGCGCACTGTCGATCAGAGCGCTGCTACCACTGATGAAGCTACCCGGTAA